The Aphelocoma coerulescens isolate FSJ_1873_10779 chromosome 2, UR_Acoe_1.0, whole genome shotgun sequence genome contains a region encoding:
- the RNF139 gene encoding E3 ubiquitin-protein ligase RNF139, translating into MAAPGPPRLPRLRLGPRLRAGLEVALRVPSLFLIDAIFNSAPLPGGSVSAALLGALLRLLGVFVSSVVLVLQQRALFKFYMIASAFLLAATSVLVNYYAALHINFYSAYYTAAFGIQIFPHKGPSLWMALSILQLTFGIGYVTLLNMQSIYSQLIILDILIPVIGLVVELPLNVRQVLVFISGLVLTLNTTAILVTKIKWFYYSVRYVYLLVRHMYRIYGLQLLMEDTWKRIRFPAVLRVFWLTRLTAQAVVLTYVVKMAENNTEEKFFLISWDNCWELICSLIISGCDSTLTVLGMSAVISSIAHYLGLGILAFIGSTDEDDKRLGFVAPVLFFILALQTGLSGLKPEERLVRLSRNMCLLLTAVLHFIHGMTDPVLMSLSASHVSSFRRHFPVLFVSACLFILPVLLSYILWHHYALNTWLFAVTAFCVELCLKVIVSITVYILFMIDGYYNVLWEKLDDYVYYVRSTGNIIEFIFGVIMFGNGAYTMVFESGSKIRACMMCLHAYFNIYLQAKNGWKTFINRRTAVKKINSLPEVKGARLHEIDDVCAICYHEFTTSARITPCNHYFHALCLRKWLYIQDTCPMCHQKVYIEDKENANISNNNGFVAPNENPVRVAEEAADAENELNEDNDSSDSDEEDGDCVAQHLNETLNVDSNSLGD; encoded by the coding sequence GTGTCTTTGTATCCAGTGTTGTTCTGGTCTTACAACAGCGAGCACTTTTCAAGTTCTACATGATCGCCTCGGCATTTCTGCTGGCTGCAACTTCAGTGTTGGTGAATTACTATGCTGCTTTGCACATAAACTTCTACAGTGCCTACTACACAGCTGCATTTGGAATTCAGATCTTCCCACATAAAGGACCTTCGCTATGGATGGCACTTTCCATCCTTCAGCTTACCTTTGGAATCGGATATGTTACATTGCTAAACATGCAGTCCATATACTCTCAACTCATCATCCTGGATATACTGATTCCTGTAATTGGCTTGGTTGTTGAATTACCTTTAAATGTCCGGCAAGtacttgtttttatttcaggCCTAGTTCTGACACTAAATACCACAGCCATTTTAGTGACGAAAATTAAGTGGTTCTATTATTCGGTACGATACGTTTATCTGCTGGTGAGGCACATGTATCGTATTTACGGATTACAGCTATTGATGGAAGATACATGGAAAAGGATCCGGTTTCCAGCTGTACTGCGTGTCTTCTGGCTAACAAGACTTACAGCACAAGCTGTGGTATTAACATATGTTGTAAAGATGGCTGAAAATAACACGGAAGAAAAATTCTTCTTGATATCGTGGGATAACTGTTGGGAACTGATTTGCAGCCTGATCATAAGTGGGTGTGACTCTACTTTAACTGTGTTGGGCATGAGTGCCGTCATTTCTTCAATAGCGCATTATTTGGGACTTGGTATCCTGGCCTTCATTGGATCAACTGATGAGGATGACAAAAGGCTTGGGTTTGTAGCACCCgtcttgtttttcattttggcTCTGCAGACTGGTTTAAGTGGACTGAAACCAGAGGAACGATTAGTTCGCCTGAGTCGAAACATGTGCCTTTTGTTGACTGCAGTCCTGCATTTTATCCATGGAATGACAGACCCTGTGCTGATGTCTCTCAGTGCCTCCCATGTGTCATCGTTCCGCAGACACTTTCCTGTACTGTTTGTCTCCGCTTGCCTTTTCATTCTTCCGGTTCTGCTCAGTTACATCCTCTGGCACCACTATGCACTAAATACTTGGCTTTTTGCAGTCACAGCATTCTGTGTAGAGCTTTGCCTAAAAGTAATAGTTTCTATCACTGTTTATATATTGTTTATGATTGATGGCTACTATAATGTGCTATGGGAAAAACTTGATGATTATGTCTATTATGTTCGCTCAACTGGCAATATTATTGAATTTATATTTGGAGTAATCATGTTTGGAAATGGAGCTTACACAATGGTTTTTGAATCGGGAAGCAAGATTCGTGCTTGCATGATGTGTCTGCACGCGTACTTCAACATCTACCTGCAAGCCAAGAATGGCTGGAAGACTTTTATAAACCGCCGAactgctgtgaagaaaatcaACTCGCTTCCAGAGGTAAAAGGAGCTCGGTTACATGAAATCGATGATGTCTGTGCAATTTGCTACCACGAGTTCACCACCTCTGCGCGCATTACTCCATGCAACCATTATTTTCATGCACTTTGTCTTCGGAAGTGGCTGTACATTCAGGACACGTGCCCGATGTGCCATCAGAAAGTGTATATTGAGGACAAAGAAAATGCCAATATCTCTAACAACAACGGGTTTGTAGCACCAAATGAAAATCCTGTACGGGTTGCAGAAGAAGCTGCTGATGCTGAAAATGAATTAAATGAAGATAATGACAGTTCTGATAGTGATGAGGAAGATGGCGACTGTGTGGCACAGCACTTGAATGAGACTCTTAATGTTGACTCTAACTCTCTTGGTGATTAA